CTGGTTCCTGTACGATATTCATCTATGTATTGGTTCCTCCAACGACTTGGTTCAACTTTTGTTCTTGTTCTGCACCTTCGGTCCACCTCGAGTGTGCTCAGGCCCGACTGCTCGCAGGCTTTTGAGGTGAAATTCCATCTTCTCGTCTAAAGAAAACCTGTGCATCAACATCCCAACTGCGCCGTGCCTGGCGTGACAAGTACCCTCAACACTCGAGGTTTGTAATATCATTTGACCCGTGATGTAATTGCATGAATGCTGTGGAGGTTTAGTACGCCGAAATCGAAGGTTTTGAGAACCTCTACTCATACATTAATTCAAATATAAATTTAcaagtaatatccaaagaagagTAAAAAAGATCTCGGGTATCACTTAAGGCCATTCATAAGAATAAAATATCAAACAATCCGAAAGCGTTGCAAATTATTTGTAATTATAATACTCTTGAGTACCAAGATTGTGTGGCATAAGTGGGCAGTTATTTTTGTAAGTGTTACTACAACAATGGTACTCGACCATTCAAACATAGAAAATAATCCAAACTAAAAACTTTTACATGGATATATAAATTACAATACAATCTTCTTTATGGTTTGACCTCATCCTTCGATGTTGTTCATCAAAATGCGCTTCAGCTTAGCAAAGCATATGGCTAATTGCACGTAGATGTAATCAAAAATCTTGTCAATCAATTGGAAATAAGTAATCCTTAGAGCTCGTTGGATCATAAGTGCATAGATGAACCCCGAGAGCCCCACAACAAAGCCCAGTGCAAAGCTAACATAAAGCCATATCTTTTCGGACTTGTCTCCGTTTTCAGATTCCTCTTCTTGACCTTTTGTGTGAAATGAACTTTCTGGAGAGCCTCTATTAGAGCACCATGGTATTGGCCATCCATGAAGATCACGATTTCCACTATAGATAGAGGGATCACAGAATGTCTGCAGCTGCTTGCCCCAAGGAATACTTCCTGACAAATTGTTATTGGACAAGTTCAAGTGACTTAAAGAATACATAGAGGATAGTGTTGAGGGAATCATGCCCGAGAGATTATTCACTGACAGATCAAGTGATTCTAACTGCTCCAAGGCGCCGATATTTTCTGGGATCCTTCCTGTGAAGTGATTATTACAGAGGTTCAAGAAAAACAGTCCTCGAAGATTCACCAGTTCTTCAGGAATCATTCCAAAAAGATTGTTGTGCGAGAGGTCTATGCTCGTTACAAGTGAAAGCATGTTAGTGTATTCCATTTCTATTCCCTTTGTGGCCATTAGTAAGTTCTCTGTATAATAAAAGGTGTAGCTTCCTGAAATCATCGGTCTGTCCACATTCTCTATTGCCATCATTGCACTGAATTTTCCAAAAGATGGAGGCAAAACACCTGAGAAATTATTGCAAGCAAGGTCCAAAACTTGAAGAGAAGTAATATATGATAGTTGCTCCGGTATATTACCACTGAAGAAATTTGATCGCAAAGAAAGAACTCTCAATTGCACGAAGCTTTCTCCAATCCATAATGGAAGATTACCTGAGAACTTGTTTTCGCTAAGATCAAGAGTCGCCAGTTGCTTACAATATCTCAGGAATAATGGAAGATCTCCAGAGAGACTATTGTTTCTCATGTGCAATGATTGGAGGTTAATAGGACCAGCCATGGAGCCTTGAGAATGCCCTAACATGTTGTCTTGTTGTGAGTCAACTATCCCTAGCTTTGATTTATGCCAGCAATTTGGAAGTCTTCCAGACAAGTTGTTATTGGACAAATCAAGAACAACCAGATTAGTGAGATTGCAAATGAACGGGTGAATGCTGCCATTGATGTAATTGTCggataacaaaagaaaattgaGTTCCATAGCTCTAGCAAAGCTCAAGGGAATAGGTCCCTCAAATGAATTGTTGGATAGATTTATGACAGATAGACGAGAAGGGTCCAAGTCAGGTAGTCGACCGTTAAAGTTGTTGGAACTTATGTCAATGAATCCATATTGCTGGCCTCTCAAAGAAGTTGGCAGTTTTCCTGTCATGCTATTATGAGATACATTCAATGTGCGGAGTGTAGAAAGCTGACCTAGACTTTCTGGAAATACCCCACTCAAGTTGTTGGAACTCATGTCTAGAAATGTTAGACCGTATAAAGGGCTGTTTGTATCCCGTGTATTTTTGATGCATTTAGACCAATCTTCTATGATATCTGCAATTTCTCCATTAATATTGTTCTGAGATATATCTAGCAGGTTCAACTTGCAAATATTCCCTATAGATCTTGGTATATCTCCGCTAATCATGTTACCTGCTAAATATATTTGTTGCAGTTGTACGAGGTTCCCAATAGTTTTTGGTATCTCTCCAGTAATCTTGTTACCTTCTAATAATAACGTTTGTAGGTGTACAAGGTTCCCAATGCTTTTTGGTATATGACCACTTAAATTGTTTGCCGACAAATCTAATTCCACCAAGCTGTGAAGATTCCCAATGCTCTTTGGTATAGCACCAGTGATTCGATTCCCGCCCATCAATAAACTCACCAGGTGGTTGAGGCTTCCCAACTTTTCTGGAATGTGCCCACTGATATTATTGGATGACAGATCTAAACACTTCAAGTGGCCAAGTTTTGGTAGCATTTCCGAAATATCTGCAGTAATTTGGTTACCGTACAAGTCTAAATACTCCAAGTGGCTGAGGTTTCCCAAGTTCTGAAAAATCTTTTTGGTTATTTGGTTATCTAACAAATCTAAATGCTGCAAGTTGCGTAGATCCCCTATGGCAATAAGTAGCCTATCAGAGAAATCACATTCTCTAAGACCGAGGTGCACAAGGCTGCTGCTAATATTGAACAACAAGGGGGATACAATAGTATTGATGTGGTCATTTTGAGAAAGATCAAGCACTCTAAGAGACGTGAGATTGACGTGGGATAGAGTACCAGGGATAGAAGGGAGGTCGGCACCAAACAAATGCAACTCCAACAAAGAAGGGAGCATGTTAATCTCATGAAGCCAGTTGGCTGCCATGGAGAGGTTGACAAGACTCATGTCAAGGAACTGCAGAGAATGGATGCGGGAGAGCCAGTGAAGTTCGTCGGCATATAAAAAgcatatattaataatattataaaaataatgataataataaccCGAATGAAGATCAAGGAAGAGCAAGCAGGAGAGATTTCCAAGCTCGGGTGGAATGGATCCGCCAAAATTAGCATTGGAGAGGTTAAGATATTCCAAGTGCACAAGGAAACCAATGAATTTTGGGATGGGTGCTCCAGAGAAATTGTTCAGGCTCAAATCCAGATATTTCAAATGCGTCAAGTCAAGCAAAGAAGGATTTACCTTACTTGGACCTGGGAACTTTCCAGTTTCTAGCTGGGCAACATAGTCATAGGGGTACCTGAGATCGAGCTTTACCACATGATCGGTGTTATTGTCGCAGCCGACTCCTCTCCATCGGCAGCAGTCTTGGCCTCCCCAAGAAGAGAGCCATCGGTCAGGATCGTAGATGTCTGCTTTGATGGCAAGCAAAGCTCTTCTTTCACTCTCTGTGCAGCAGAGACACAAGGGGATGGCTCTCATGCACAAGAGGAGGAGCCCAATCAGCATCACACGCATATGAAGACAGGATCCATTTGTACACCAACTACTGCTAACAGCCATAAGAGCAGCAGATGATACCACTCCAAAGATAGGGGATGAAGGAGGAAATTAAAGCTATGAGAGGCTGTTTGCAGGATTCTTATCGTCTGGATGCTCCGCTTTATAAATGAAGTGATTCCAGGGTTTATTCCATCCTGTGGATCATGTGGTGGGGTGGGAGATTggactggatttttttttgtttattttttgggcCCCCCTCTGATTCGGATTTGTGGGCCCATGCACCAGAAAGACTTGACAATTCCGTGGTCGCTCAACTTCTTTTTGTGTGCGGATGTTATGATGAGGCGCGGCCCTATCTATACTTTGTGACTTGGGCCCCACTTTTCTTCCTGCGAGTATTGGGAATTAGGCTTCTTCCGGCTAATCTCTTTATTTCGTATGTTGTTCTTTTCTAGTGTTTGGTATCTACTATGCTccaaaatttataataaaattttgaagcaTACCATCTCCTGCTGTTGGGTGATTCTCGAGCACAAGCCAATAcgtggaaatcaataaaatataagaCCTTTTTTCCATGATCATCATTTTAAAGTTTACGAATTTATTTATGAATGTTTGATTGGTTCACGATTAGAAAAAGAATAATTAACTTTCTATGTACGGAAGGACATTTGGTATTTTTTTTGAAGGGATTTTAAGTATATCATTTTTTAAAGGAAAACTTCATAAGAATCATACGAAACTTTTACAATAATGTTAGATTGCACTATCAGTAATATTCGGTATATCCTCTACCATGCAAATTACACATGGTAGAGGAACGGTGTTGTATGACGGTCATTGGTGTTTATTTGATAGAAACTAGTTGCTGACTTCCATGCTAGGCTGAACGCAACCCGAAAGGAATCCAACAATTTCTTCCAAGTAAAATGGGAGACTTGGACTTTGCCCCTAGAGAGATGACAACAACTATTACTCAATGCAATCAGGATGAGGACGAATAAAGAACTTAGGTGGAACGTAGCTCTAAAAGTAAACAGGACTTTAAATTCGATGGTTCCCCCGGCACCTTTCAGGGATAAATGGTTAGCATCATGATAATCAATTTGCATGCAGATTGATTTCTCAAAATAAATTTGCCCAATTGCTTGCTAGTGAAGTCCCTTCGTATTTTTACTAGAGATCCAAGGTAGACTCCAACCTTTCCAATGTCTACAAGTTTGTGGAAGACGTCGATAGAGCTAACTCTGATGGTAGCTTGAAGTTGACGGCATGCCACAACAGCTGAGACTGGACGTGGTCATCATTAGCCCCTATCTCACGGGTCAAGTAAACCATGCATGGACTTGCATGCTTTGATTAGTCATAATCTTTGTGGAATATGTCCTCTGGCCAGGCTGTTAGAAGGTTGGTTGCTCTCAATATAGTGGGACTTGGGACTTGGATAGAAAAAGAATTCATCGATGGTATGATGTGACTTTCTCACGTTAGAGGATACTCGTTATATTCTCAAGTCAAGTAAACAATTAGCTGTCATCTCTGCCATGCAAATCACGCACGGTAGAGGCTTAATTGATGGTATGATGAATTTGTCCTCCATGCCAGGCTGTTAGAAGGCTTGTTGCTCTCAATGCAGCCTTACGGCTGAATATGGATAGAAAAGGAATTCATTGATCGTATGATGAATTTTCTCACGTTAGCGAACAGTGGGACCATGGGACTTGGACTTCTCCCGGAAGCGATGACCGGACTTGGACGTCGAATTGGAACTTAATATAATCTTTCATAGTTGCATAAACCCTAAAACAGATAAAATATAGTCTAATTTTTTAGGGTGTAATCAACATACCAACTACTTAAAAGAAGATTAGTCAAGCTACAGAGCCGGGCAAGAACAAATCAAGAACCAAATTGGGATGAGATTGAAGAAACAgaccctaaaaaaaaaatatttcaatcaactcttgcaGTTCTTTTCTCCAAAATTAACTTGTACTTCTACATTTgctcaaaaaaatatatctctAGATACATAGATCAATAATACAGAGCATGAActcttgtattttttttcccaaaacttCAATATCACTAGAAATGTTTCAATTGAATTAGTATTTTTTTGGGTTATCTAGGTTAACTTAGATATGAGATTCATATGAGCTTCCATTTGCTGGTGGAAATCAATTTTATGGCTATAATAAATAATCTTAAATTATCAGCTTCCTTCTAGTGGAGGGAAGAGATTCATGTAAGTAGATCGAGTCTGCTCTCTCACGGAGGATTTTTTAATCGTCATTAGCTACTAGAGTTCTGCCAGGGTTGAGGAAAGTGTGGCACCATAAAATGGAACGCTTGCAAGCTTTATCGTTATtaattcttttttaaaataactTCTCATATGTCAAGATGTGATTACCCCGTGACCttactgtcacgccccgaacccagcacccgggtccggtatgcgaccggccgcatgagccctagagcagtgccctaaagatcatgcaaggcctatgattaacaaaaaattccaataaatccacaactaatttaataattcaaatagacgaatccgacatgtccaaataaacaaattggttcaattacaaaatcttcaaatgttcatcaacatcaaagaaggataaacaaactaactaactaataactctagtactcgcactctgcgcccatcccatccaaatcaaTGCATCAtgcaactctggtaaagaaaaagaagaagagggggtgagctttacagcccagtaagaatccctacacatccataccaacacaataataatatgaattcgaaaaccacgacaaatcgatgcacatttcatgaaatcataaacagtttccataagactcaaataatcaatataattatGAACATCAAGCATCAATAAAAGTCCATAATTATACATCAAACATCAATGAAAGTCTGGCCACATAAGAATgatatagtatatatatatagcttatAAATCACTATGActattttcaatgctttttcttcccattccatgttaacttgatccggatcaattatctttccgactttgggctacatcccggtcacgtttccggcccgtgacggggcaatcgatagtatcacatttccggcctgtgatggggcaatcgatagtgtcacatttccagcctgtgacggggcaatcgatagtatcacatttccagcctgtgacggggcaatcgataatatcacatttccagcctgtgatgggacaatcaataataacgagataagcccaaagtccctgttcatttaatcaattcacaaacacacatccattcccttttccactttatccgacctagactaaccatggtcacgtttccagcccgtgacagggcaatcaatataacatggttagtccatgccaccacatccataaatccaattatgcagatataggttatacacatacatgcattCATCATAATTCcaatcacaagccaacacgaccaaaatataatttaatataaactatttttgctttgtctggatcatagcatatcaaacatatatatagtgcaaaatatttatatcatgtaggattggcgtacaaggaatcTTACCCTTTATTGAAAACTCAGGCTCAGACAactaatcacccgccctcacggcgatctatgaaccggaatgcgcaggactctgctcagcgtcctctcgtccaatagattgttcccctacagaaccaaataatcattaaaatttatcaaagataTATGATGTTCTAGGACCCCAGTTTaatcctctaaagggtcctctGAAATCTAGCATCCCAAGATTATCTAGAGTCCTCAAAGCCCTGATCTCCCTGGATCCAAGTGTAAGAAGGAAACCAAAcaacaaataaacaaataatataataaaagggttatataataagagaaagagaggggaaagaccctctctcttcctctcttcttccttcttcccgtcGGAAAGGGGAAAAGGGGGTTCGGCCGCCGGTGGCCCACGGTCGGCGACACCCCCTGGTCGTCGGCCTGTGGCGGTGCCGGTGGTGCCACGCCCGGCGACGGCCGGCCGGAATGGAAGAAAGAACCAAGCCGCCGAGGCGAGTTCGGTTCTTCTAAATCCGGCGGCTTCCCGGCCATTTCCCAAGAAAATAGCAGCCaaagatggaggaggaggagagggtgctcaccttgcctccggcgagATCCTTCCGACCGGATCGACGGCGACCGCTCCGATTCCTcccgcggcaaggtaaaacctcatctcccttctctttttttttttttgtgtgtgtggaagccctcggttgatgccctagggGAAGAGAGATGGGAGATCTTCCTGATTTGGTAGGATTTTTATCACCCTAAAATCTCTCTTCCGGTGGATTTGGGAGGGGGAGGAAATTtgaaaacaggggagggaggatACTCCGATCGGGAGACTCCCTCCCCTCTTTTTTTGTATTGGGCCGCCTTATTCAAGGGCCGGCCCAATCCTAAGTGGCTCTTCACATTCTCCCcccctaaaagaaaaatttcgtcctcgaaattgacATACCTGAAGTTTCAAAAAGCTGCGGATATTTGACTTTCATTTCTTCTTCGAGCTCCCAAGTAGCCTCTCTTTCTGCATGATTATTCCATTGTACCTTTACAAAAGAAATGGTTCGGTGTCGTAGTACCTGATCCTTTCTGTCCACAATTCGTATCGGAAACTCCTCATAGGTCAAATCCTCCTGAAGATGTAATGGCTCATATGCTACCACATGATTCGGATCTGGAAcatatttcttcaacattgaCACATGAAAAACATTGTGTACACTGGATAAAGCCGGTGGTAAAGCCAGTCGATACGCCACCTCTCCAACCTTGTCCAAAATCTCAAACGGACCAACATACCTAGGGCTCAATTTGCCACGAACCCCAAATCTCATCACACCTTTTGTGGGTGACActctcaagaaaacatgatctcCAGTTTGAAATTCCAGTTCTCTCCTTCTATTATCAGCATAACTCTTCTGGCGACTCTGAGCTGTACGgagtcgttctctgatcactTGCACCTTATCAACAGTCTGTTGTACTATATCTGGGCCTAACAATTTTCTCTCGCCCACGTCATCCCAACAAATAGGAGATCGGCACTTCCGGCCATACAACGCCTCAAAAGGAGCCATTTGTATACTTGCTTGATAGCTATTATTGTAGGCAAACTCTATTAGTGATAAGTGGCCATCCCACGCTCCTCCTAGATCCATAACACAGGCTCTCAATATGTCTTCCAAGATCTGGATAGTTCTTTCTGACTGTCCATCGGTTTGGGGGTGAAAAGCTGTgctaaaactcaatttggttccaaGAGCCTTATGAAGACTCTTCCAAAACTGTGATACAAATCTACTATCTCTATCTGACACAATGGTAACTGGGACCCCATGCAACTTCACAATATGTTCTATATATAAACCTGCCAATCTCTCTAAGGAGAAACCAACTCTGAAAGGCAAAAAGTGTGCTGATTTGGTTAGCCGGTCAACAATTATCCACACGGCATCATTACCT
Above is a genomic segment from Phoenix dactylifera cultivar Barhee BC4 chromosome 2, palm_55x_up_171113_PBpolish2nd_filt_p, whole genome shotgun sequence containing:
- the LOC108510898 gene encoding receptor-like protein EIX2, which gives rise to MAVSSSWCTNGSCLHMRVMLIGLLLLCMRAIPLCLCCTESERRALLAIKADIYDPDRWLSSWGGQDCCRWRGVGCDNNTDHVVKLDLRYPYDYVAQLETGKFPGPSKVNPSLLDLTHLKYLDLSLNNFSGAPIPKFIGFLVHLEYLNLSNANFGGSIPPELGNLSCLLFLDLHSGYYYHYFYNIINICFLYADELHWLSRIHSLQFLDMSLVNLSMAANWLHEINMLPSLLELHLFGADLPSIPGTLSHVNLTSLRVLDLSQNDHINTIVSPLLFNISSSLVHLGLRECDFSDRLLIAIGDLRNLQHLDLLDNQITKKIFQNLGNLSHLEYLDLYGNQITADISEMLPKLGHLKCLDLSSNNISGHIPEKLGSLNHLVSLLMGGNRITGAIPKSIGNLHSLVELDLSANNLSGHIPKSIGNLVHLQTLLLEGNKITGEIPKTIGNLVQLQQIYLAGNMISGDIPRSIGNICKLNLLDISQNNINGEIADIIEDWSKCIKNTRDTNSPLYGLTFLDMSSNNLSGVFPESLGQLSTLRTLNVSHNSMTGKLPTSLRGQQYGFIDISSNNFNGRLPDLDPSRLSVINLSNNSFEGPIPLSFARAMELNFLLLSDNYINGSIHPFICNLTNLVVLDLSNNNLSGRLPNCWHKSKLGIVDSQQDNMLGHSQGSMAGPINLQSLHMRNNSLSGDLPLFLRYCKQLATLDLSENKFSGNLPLWIGESFVQLRVLSLRSNFFSGNIPEQLSYITSLQVLDLACNNFSGVLPPSFGKFSAMMAIENVDRPMISGSYTFYYTENLLMATKGIEMEYTNMLSLVTSIDLSHNNLFGMIPEELVNLRGLFFLNLCNNHFTGRIPENIGALEQLESLDLSVNNLSGMIPSTLSSMYSLSHLNLSNNNLSGSIPWGKQLQTFCDPSIYSGNRDLHGWPIPWCSNRGSPESSFHTKGQEEESENGDKSEKIWLYVSFALGFVVGLSGFIYALMIQRALRITYFQLIDKIFDYIYVQLAICFAKLKRILMNNIEG